The Candidatus Methanoplasma cognatum genome contains the following window.
ACGGCCCCGCTCCGACGCGCGTTGTGTACGCCTTCAAACAACCCACTACCTTCTCGATACGGTTCGGTGCTACCCCTGCTCCGGCGCATATCCCGCCGCCGCAGGTAGATGACGACGTCACATACGGATAAGTTCCGTGGTCTATATCCAGCATTGCTCCCTGCGCGCCTTCGAAAAGGACCTTCTTCCCGTTGTCCAGAGCCTCGTTGATAAGGACGGATGTATCGCAGATGTATCTGCCGATCCTCTCTTTCCATCCTTTCATCTTACCGCAAAGCATATCGCAGTCACATCCGCAGGGTTCCGCCTCAAACATTGCCATGAGGTCTTTCTTCAGAGGCAGATTGAAATCGATCTTTTCTTTCAACAGGTCATCTTCCAAAAGATCTCCGGCGCGTATGCCTATCCTCGCGGCCTTATCCTGATAAGCGGGACCTATGCCTTTCTTGGTCGTTCCGACGACGTTGCTGCCCCGGTACTTCTCTTCGGCGCCGTCCAGTTTTTTGTGGTAGTTCATGATCAGGTGGGCTCTGTCCGATATCTTTAATCCTTCCAGAGAACCTCCGGCCTTTACGACCTGGTCCATCTCTTCAAGAAGATCTTCCACATTCACCACCGTTCCGTTCCCTATGATCGCAAGGTTGCCTTCCCTCACCACGCCGGACGGCAGGCCGTGCAGTTTGAACACCTTGTCCCCGACCTTTATAGTATGCCCGGCGTTGTTCCCCCCTTGGAAACGCACGATGAGGTCGGCGGTCTCATCGAGATAATCAGTTATTTTCCCCTTACCCTCATCGCCCCACTGGGCTCCAATGATCGCGAGACTCGGCAAAATCGCACCTGTTGCTCTCCAACCTCTTTTGCGCTATAAAGATTGTTATCCCTTGTCAAACCGCCCATCGGGCCTTATTTTCAATACCTGCCGCGATCACTATTGGGGGTTTCCCAGATCATGGGGCGGAATCAAGTTTGGACCCGTAGATGAACTCATACCCTGATCCGGCCTTCGACGTTTTTTCTTGAAACTCTTGTGTTGTGATATAGGAATCGGCTAGCCATTTACTTAGCCGGTATCCTTTTTTTAAATTATTTGCATCATTCATGCGACCATGCCGGAGATGCGGGAAAACTGACCTTGCGGTTCAGTTCACCGCCCCGGCGGTCACCAGCCGCTCGACGATCTCTGTGAATCCTCCTCCGGAAGCATAGTGCAAAGCGCTGTGTTCCTGATTATCGACCGCGTTTATGTCCGCTCCTTTATCGATGAGCAGCGCGGAGAAATCATTCTGCCCCCGCATAGCGGCTACGATGAGCGGAGATTCGCCCGCCTCGTTCTGGAAGTTAATGTCCGCTCCTTTATCGATTAGAGCCTGCCCCAGGAATTTATTGCCGCCCGCCGCCGCATAGTGCAGCGGGGTGTTGCCGTTCAGCAGGCGAAGGTTCGCATCCGCGCCGGCATCGAGCAGCAGGCGCGCGACATGCAGATTCCCGCGCATCGCCGCTACGACAAGGGGAGATTCGCCGTCGTTGTTGATAGCGTTCAGATCCGCTCCCGCCTTTATCAGCGCGGACACCACCTCGCTCTGGCCGTTGTGTGTTGCCTGATGGAGGGGTGTGTTGCCCGAAGAATCCTTGCTGTCCCCCATGCTGCTGAGCAGAGGGATTATATCCCGCAGGCCGTGGGCGGTGGCATAGTCCAGCGCCGTATGCCCTTCGTTGTCTTTAACGGATATGTCCGCACCCAGAGAGATCAGGTATTTGGCCGCCTCGGTGCGGTTCTCCT
Protein-coding sequences here:
- a CDS encoding adenylosuccinate synthase, yielding MPSLAIIGAQWGDEGKGKITDYLDETADLIVRFQGGNNAGHTIKVGDKVFKLHGLPSGVVREGNLAIIGNGTVVNVEDLLEEMDQVVKAGGSLEGLKISDRAHLIMNYHKKLDGAEEKYRGSNVVGTTKKGIGPAYQDKAARIGIRAGDLLEDDLLKEKIDFNLPLKKDLMAMFEAEPCGCDCDMLCGKMKGWKERIGRYICDTSVLINEALDNGKKVLFEGAQGAMLDIDHGTYPYVTSSSTCGGGICAGAGVAPNRIEKVVGCLKAYTTRVGAGPFVSEMFGKEADALQKKGGEFGVTTGRGRRCGWLDLVVAEHASRMCGFTSFAITKLDVLNDYEDLKICVAYEIDGKETKYFPASISKLERAKPVYRTMKGWKDWSDTASVVRGGYDALPDEMKAYIAFIEKHLKTPADLISIGPDRNDTIDRKTDWWT
- a CDS encoding ankyrin repeat domain-containing protein, with amino-acid sequence MDDIFLNACKNGQKGIVEAFVKKGGINYNKRDQAGCTALFYACMKGARDIVKILIDNGADVSLANNESIAPLHAVSKSGNKEIMKLLIDSGADVNFTDKYGKSPLIYTLQENRTEAAKYLISLGADISVKDNEGHTALDYATAHGLRDIIPLLSSMGDSKDSSGNTPLHQATHNGQSEVVSALIKAGADLNAINNDGESPLVVAAMRGNLHVARLLLDAGADANLRLLNGNTPLHYAAAGGNKFLGQALIDKGADINFQNEAGESPLIVAAMRGQNDFSALLIDKGADINAVDNQEHSALHYASGGGFTEIVERLVTAGAVN